In Microvenator marinus, one genomic interval encodes:
- the hflX gene encoding GTPase HflX yields MNRNGQVEHLAVGDAQRVYLPDIGRARVGAGRFRGLRLIRTFITPTRKVELSAEDITDLSKLRLDAVISVAVGPGGYPAETAFAYLVPDNPDGQIYQLDKFPNPAEVDVDFEHFILELEAEFQKKAEDTVKVAGQPAMLILVATPNMRHLEVELAEMQELCRTAGVHVVETVVQKRSQIHPKYAVGHGKIEEINLRALQLDVDLLIFGQDLHPGQMRAITNETELKVIDRTQLILDIFAQHATTADGKLQVELAQLKYNLPRLSSKNTGMSRLTGGIGGRGPGETKLEINRRRANDRIRQLQNDIEKLSGQRQLRRSRRTKSDVPVVGIVGYTNAGKSTLLNQLTNSQVLSEDKLFATLVPTSRRLRFPDERELVLTDTVGFIHDLPQDLVAAFKATLEELEDADLLLHVVDMAEETCEDRIRSVNKILEEIGIGKKEQILVFNKMDKVDPRLARAFANQWDAVPISALERQTTLELIEVLERKLFRQSKERDFRSEMNSGD; encoded by the coding sequence GTGAATCGAAATGGGCAGGTAGAACACCTCGCTGTAGGTGATGCTCAACGTGTTTACCTCCCAGATATCGGCCGCGCTCGCGTCGGTGCCGGAAGGTTTCGTGGGCTTCGCCTTATCCGGACATTCATCACGCCTACGCGCAAGGTGGAGCTGAGCGCCGAGGATATTACGGACCTCTCCAAGCTTAGACTTGATGCCGTGATCTCGGTCGCGGTGGGGCCCGGAGGCTACCCCGCAGAGACTGCGTTTGCGTATCTCGTCCCCGACAATCCCGACGGGCAGATCTACCAGCTCGATAAGTTTCCGAACCCCGCTGAAGTCGACGTTGATTTCGAACATTTCATCCTCGAACTCGAGGCGGAATTTCAGAAAAAAGCAGAGGATACGGTCAAGGTCGCGGGCCAACCGGCCATGCTCATTCTGGTGGCCACCCCGAACATGCGCCACCTCGAAGTGGAACTCGCCGAGATGCAGGAACTCTGCCGTACGGCCGGTGTTCACGTGGTGGAAACCGTGGTGCAAAAGCGCTCTCAGATCCATCCGAAGTACGCGGTTGGACACGGGAAGATCGAAGAGATCAACCTTCGGGCACTTCAACTCGACGTGGACCTATTGATTTTTGGGCAGGACCTTCATCCGGGCCAGATGCGAGCGATCACCAACGAGACGGAGCTCAAGGTTATCGACCGTACTCAGTTGATCCTCGATATCTTTGCTCAGCACGCGACTACGGCTGACGGAAAGCTTCAGGTTGAACTCGCCCAGCTCAAGTACAATCTGCCGCGTCTCTCCTCCAAGAATACCGGGATGAGCCGACTGACCGGTGGAATCGGCGGTAGAGGGCCGGGTGAGACAAAACTCGAGATCAATCGTCGCCGTGCCAACGATCGCATTCGGCAATTGCAAAACGATATCGAAAAGCTCTCAGGTCAGCGCCAGTTGAGGCGCTCGAGGCGAACCAAGAGTGATGTCCCCGTGGTCGGCATCGTTGGATACACCAACGCGGGAAAGTCCACCCTCTTAAACCAACTCACCAACTCGCAGGTTCTGAGCGAAGACAAACTCTTTGCGACGCTCGTTCCGACCTCTCGCCGCCTCCGATTTCCTGATGAGCGTGAACTCGTACTCACCGATACGGTGGGTTTCATTCACGACCTCCCACAGGATCTTGTGGCTGCATTCAAGGCCACGCTCGAGGAGCTCGAAGACGCCGATCTCTTGTTGCACGTCGTGGATATGGCTGAAGAAACTTGCGAGGACCGCATTCGTTCCGTCAATAAGATCCTGGAAGAAATCGGGATCGGTAAAAAAGAGCAGATTCTGGTCTTCAACAAGATGGACAAGGTCGACCCCAGACTGGCTCGGGCGTTTGCCAATCAGTGGGATGCCGTACCGATCTCCGCCCTGGAGCGCCAAACCACGCTAGAGCTCATCGAGGTTTTGGAACGTAAACTCTTCAGGCAGTCCAAAGAAAGAGACTTTCGCAGCGAAATGAACTCCGGCGATTGA
- a CDS encoding ABC transporter substrate-binding protein, giving the protein MKDIKIGLTLLGIVCLSSCTLLVDFDECTTSEDCEAKFGAGVSCDAGICQTAAPAGLLGGPCQRVIGPVDAGNAFNIGVLLPTSGDEAGFGIPLVNAIEVAQSDINSGGGVLGRPIGLVVCDTEGLDDVALQGAEHLVNRAKVAAIIGPDFSRQTIDVANEHTIPGNTVLVTPSGTAASITTLADNNLVWRTCPSDNLQGQALAQVVSSEIDKLDAVERPVVWSFHLEQDTYGVGLQETLNSGLGSELVASESYIARVYPTNWQEWIVGQLSSLPEPDLIVLLGASEAWDIAEEIDRIYPGKKYFFADAAKNNEEAMRTSSDLEGRILGVAPQNVGEAGYTPFLNFSTKYRSRFDGQDPAQLQFVANAYDALIAVAFGAAAGGFTGTGIAEGMSRISDANGQSIEGSQTAIQLGFQTLSQEGTIDYQGASGPLDFDANGDPANTPIALWCFRDSGTPEVGVVLSSDGTFTSLDCDAAPTNNPDPDPDMGADMGMPDMQVDMEVDMGDVDADM; this is encoded by the coding sequence ATGAAGGATATCAAAATCGGTTTAACCCTCTTGGGGATCGTGTGTTTGAGTAGTTGTACGCTGCTTGTCGACTTCGATGAGTGCACGACGAGCGAAGATTGCGAAGCTAAGTTTGGTGCCGGTGTTTCTTGTGACGCCGGTATCTGCCAGACCGCTGCGCCCGCAGGATTACTCGGGGGGCCGTGTCAGCGTGTCATCGGTCCGGTCGATGCCGGCAATGCTTTTAATATTGGGGTCCTCCTGCCTACTTCGGGTGATGAAGCAGGGTTCGGAATTCCACTCGTCAACGCGATTGAGGTCGCGCAATCCGATATCAATTCCGGCGGAGGCGTGCTTGGCCGCCCCATCGGCTTGGTCGTTTGCGATACCGAGGGGCTTGATGACGTCGCGCTACAAGGCGCCGAACATCTGGTCAATCGGGCCAAAGTTGCTGCCATCATCGGTCCAGATTTCTCCAGACAAACCATCGACGTAGCCAACGAGCACACAATTCCTGGAAACACGGTACTGGTCACGCCTTCCGGGACTGCGGCATCCATCACTACGCTTGCCGACAACAACCTGGTATGGCGCACATGCCCCAGTGATAACCTCCAGGGACAAGCTCTTGCACAGGTCGTTTCGAGCGAGATCGATAAACTCGATGCCGTGGAACGCCCCGTCGTATGGTCGTTCCACCTTGAACAAGACACGTATGGGGTCGGCCTCCAAGAGACCTTGAACAGTGGGCTTGGCTCCGAGCTCGTTGCCTCAGAGAGCTATATTGCGCGCGTGTACCCCACGAACTGGCAGGAGTGGATCGTAGGGCAGCTATCGTCTTTGCCTGAACCAGATTTGATCGTGCTTCTCGGAGCCTCCGAGGCCTGGGATATCGCCGAAGAAATCGACCGAATCTACCCGGGTAAGAAGTACTTCTTCGCTGACGCCGCAAAGAACAACGAAGAGGCCATGCGAACAAGCTCTGACCTCGAAGGAAGGATTTTGGGCGTCGCTCCACAAAATGTGGGCGAGGCGGGCTACACGCCTTTTTTGAACTTCTCTACGAAATACCGCTCGAGATTCGACGGACAAGACCCGGCGCAGCTCCAGTTTGTGGCGAATGCGTACGATGCGTTAATCGCAGTAGCCTTTGGCGCTGCGGCCGGCGGGTTTACCGGCACAGGCATCGCCGAAGGAATGTCCAGAATCTCAGACGCCAACGGTCAGTCCATAGAAGGCTCTCAAACCGCGATCCAATTGGGGTTCCAGACCCTCTCGCAGGAAGGAACTATCGACTACCAGGGGGCCTCAGGTCCCCTTGATTTCGATGCCAATGGTGATCCCGCCAACACTCCAATCGCCTTATGGTGTTTCCGCGATTCCGGAACGCCCGAAGTAGGCGTAGTGCTCTCATCGGACGGGACATTTACGTCTCTCGATTGTGACGCCGCGCCCACCAACAATCCGGACCCTGATCCAGATATGGGCGCAGATATGGGAATGCCGGATATGCAAGTCGACATGGAAGTCGACATGGGGGACGTAGATGCGGATATGTAA
- a CDS encoding DUF4112 domain-containing protein — MSEMVLAPDRVERSLARLDRLARLMDDQFKVPVLKVRVGLDPIIGLIPGGGDWVTWVVSSFILWEAAKLRVPKALLLQMAANLTVDFLAGYVPVAGDVADIFIKANRKNVDLVFRYFQAETDPLARSKVVVKKDLKTLENTNPVLIYGLAIAIISILFVIASIPIALLIWAFSEG; from the coding sequence ATGTCTGAAATGGTCCTTGCGCCCGACCGAGTTGAGCGCTCCCTGGCACGCCTAGACCGACTCGCACGTTTGATGGACGACCAATTCAAGGTCCCCGTTCTCAAAGTCAGGGTGGGTCTCGACCCCATTATCGGCTTGATTCCGGGCGGTGGAGATTGGGTCACATGGGTGGTCTCCTCATTTATCCTCTGGGAAGCGGCAAAACTTCGCGTCCCGAAAGCCCTTCTATTGCAAATGGCCGCAAACCTCACCGTAGACTTTCTCGCGGGCTATGTGCCTGTGGCGGGTGACGTGGCCGATATCTTTATCAAGGCGAACCGAAAAAACGTGGATCTTGTGTTCCGGTACTTCCAGGCTGAGACTGACCCGCTGGCGCGTTCCAAGGTCGTCGTTAAAAAAGACCTGAAAACACTGGAAAACACAAACCCAGTCTTGATTTATGGTTTGGCAATAGCAATCATATCCATTCTCTTTGTAATAGCGAGCATACCAATTGCCCTCTTGATTTGGGCATTTTCCGAAGGTTGA
- a CDS encoding TraR/DksA family transcriptional regulator — protein MLSDEFLKEMEGKLLERRAALVKRQLNAQNELIEIQASDAGIRDSLDTTGLEQESAQAMIMRERERKELLEIDEALRRIEQGEYGVCEATGEPLSEKRLRVNPLARLTVEAQEDLEREEKRRNFRPGLLDDM, from the coding sequence ATGCTAAGTGATGAATTCTTGAAGGAGATGGAAGGGAAACTTTTGGAAAGGCGCGCCGCGCTCGTTAAGCGACAGCTTAACGCCCAAAACGAACTCATCGAGATCCAAGCAAGTGACGCCGGAATCAGAGATTCGCTTGATACCACTGGGCTCGAACAAGAGTCCGCCCAGGCGATGATCATGAGGGAAAGAGAGCGCAAAGAACTCCTCGAGATCGATGAGGCCTTGCGCCGAATCGAGCAAGGCGAGTATGGAGTATGTGAAGCCACCGGAGAGCCCCTCTCCGAAAAGAGGCTTCGGGTTAATCCGCTCGCACGTCTAACTGTTGAAGCACAGGAAGATTTGGAGAGGGAAGAAAAACGAAGGAATTTTCGGCCCGGCTTGCTTGATGATATGTAG
- the clpX gene encoding ATP-dependent Clp protease ATP-binding subunit ClpX codes for MKTTDPNSKVRCSFCGKEARDVKKLIAGPKVHICDECVSLCREIIEEDKHREPGKTRGIEDMRPKKIKAFLDEHIVGQELAKRALSVAVYNHYKRILAAKADEEVEEDEDADVELTKGNILLIGPTGSGKTLMAQTLAKMLDVPFTIADATSLTEAGYVGEDVENVIKNLWLAADRDVERASRGIVCIDEIDKIAKRGDGPSSTRDVGGEGVQQALLKMVESSKVMITPEGSRNRPQQEFIQVDTTNILFICSGSFQGLTDVISRRMGESRMGFGADVAPKKENTNALLHQVKPTDLTKFGLIPEFVGRFPVIVTFDELDEDMLVNILWQPKNSLVKQYQKLFEIEGVKLRINQEAMLAIVREAIKRKTGARGLRAIIEEVMLDIMYEIPSLQGVRECVITEEVVMKKEKPMLVYEKKTA; via the coding sequence ATGAAAACAACCGACCCAAATAGCAAAGTTCGCTGCTCCTTCTGTGGAAAGGAGGCGCGAGACGTCAAGAAGCTCATCGCTGGACCTAAAGTCCATATCTGCGACGAGTGTGTCTCGCTTTGCCGCGAAATTATCGAAGAAGATAAACATCGTGAGCCGGGAAAGACACGCGGTATCGAGGATATGCGGCCCAAAAAGATCAAGGCCTTCCTCGATGAACATATCGTGGGCCAAGAGTTGGCTAAGCGTGCGCTCTCTGTGGCTGTCTACAATCACTACAAGCGGATTTTGGCAGCCAAGGCTGATGAGGAAGTCGAAGAGGACGAAGACGCCGATGTCGAGCTTACCAAAGGAAACATCCTGCTCATCGGACCTACCGGTAGCGGAAAGACCTTGATGGCTCAGACTCTTGCCAAGATGCTCGACGTGCCGTTTACGATCGCTGACGCGACCTCGCTCACCGAAGCAGGCTACGTGGGCGAAGACGTAGAAAACGTGATTAAGAATCTCTGGCTCGCTGCCGACCGCGATGTGGAGCGTGCTAGCCGTGGAATCGTTTGCATTGACGAGATCGACAAGATTGCGAAACGCGGAGACGGCCCGTCGTCCACCAGAGACGTTGGTGGCGAAGGCGTTCAGCAAGCCCTTCTGAAGATGGTCGAATCCAGCAAGGTGATGATCACTCCAGAAGGCTCAAGAAACCGGCCACAACAGGAGTTTATTCAGGTTGATACCACCAATATTCTCTTCATCTGCAGCGGCTCGTTTCAGGGTCTGACCGACGTCATCAGCCGCAGGATGGGCGAGAGCCGCATGGGGTTTGGGGCTGACGTAGCGCCCAAAAAAGAGAATACCAACGCGCTTTTGCACCAGGTCAAGCCTACCGATCTCACCAAGTTCGGATTGATCCCTGAGTTTGTGGGCCGATTCCCTGTGATTGTGACCTTCGATGAGCTCGACGAAGACATGTTGGTCAACATCCTCTGGCAACCTAAGAACAGCCTCGTAAAGCAGTACCAGAAGCTTTTTGAAATCGAGGGCGTTAAGCTCCGAATCAATCAAGAGGCCATGCTTGCGATCGTTCGAGAAGCCATCAAGAGAAAGACAGGAGCGCGTGGTCTCAGGGCAATCATCGAAGAGGTGATGCTCGATATCATGTACGAAATACCGAGCCTTCAGGGCGTTCGAGAGTGCGTGATCACCGAAGAAGTGGTGATGAAGAAAGAAAAGCCCATGCTGGTCTACGAAAAGAAGACGGCATGA
- a CDS encoding class I SAM-dependent RNA methyltransferase has protein sequence MIQCPNRPICDGCPNFELDDDDDHARVLEELRPLFETHDLEVPTEILGAGPRLGYRNRAKMVVKRGQLGFYSRGSRDFVPIETCLVHDQNVEAAINAIRPLVKGLDGLKFIDVRYLREGVVTLSGKRDFSSEETEPFRVALSELPTKWSLHQVVSSASVVHPSNSSAPVLEAQVRDKSFELPADAFFQLNTYVLEAIHEAIRERVESGDLLDLYCGIGTHGLSLVSPEGRVRGFDAVESSVLAARRNAEALKIEADFAIHDDSQPPNWSDVAGSTAITNPGRQGMSTEVVEWLNSKDLAGIVYLSCQPETFTRDVERLTNWKVDEIQIWDMLPKTSRVEVLAFLSPRKIEVLEPSDTWVALVAGRAPHGELPGGKFKVRAIKRTDQFSLVSIQGTPVSEDEIVFALRKWGFPLLTPNQALAKSMFLNRLPLENVVSGAPCHLFAQARVPVKILDSLVALGTSEG, from the coding sequence ATGATTCAATGCCCTAACCGTCCGATCTGCGATGGATGCCCAAATTTTGAACTCGACGATGATGACGACCACGCCCGCGTCCTCGAGGAATTGAGGCCGCTCTTTGAGACTCACGATCTGGAAGTCCCCACTGAGATTTTGGGTGCGGGTCCCCGCCTTGGCTATCGAAACCGCGCCAAAATGGTGGTGAAACGTGGTCAACTTGGATTCTACAGTCGAGGGTCTCGAGACTTTGTCCCGATCGAAACATGCCTCGTGCATGACCAAAATGTTGAGGCCGCTATCAATGCGATTCGACCTTTAGTCAAAGGACTCGACGGGCTGAAGTTCATAGACGTTCGGTATCTGAGAGAGGGTGTTGTTACACTTAGTGGTAAGCGAGACTTCTCGTCCGAAGAAACCGAACCTTTCAGGGTGGCCCTTTCAGAGCTGCCTACCAAATGGTCACTTCATCAAGTGGTGTCGTCGGCGTCGGTGGTGCATCCTTCAAACTCCTCGGCTCCAGTGCTTGAGGCTCAGGTCCGAGATAAGTCGTTTGAGCTGCCAGCCGACGCGTTCTTCCAGCTCAATACCTACGTGTTGGAGGCGATTCACGAAGCCATTCGCGAACGCGTTGAGTCGGGCGATCTGCTCGACCTCTATTGCGGAATCGGTACGCACGGCCTTTCGTTAGTCAGTCCCGAAGGGCGAGTGAGGGGTTTTGACGCGGTCGAAAGCAGCGTCCTCGCCGCACGTCGCAACGCAGAGGCGTTGAAGATCGAAGCGGACTTCGCAATACACGACGATTCTCAGCCGCCCAATTGGTCTGATGTGGCGGGCTCGACAGCCATCACCAATCCAGGAAGACAAGGCATGTCCACTGAAGTTGTTGAATGGCTGAACTCCAAAGATCTCGCGGGAATCGTGTATTTGTCGTGCCAGCCTGAGACCTTCACCCGCGACGTAGAAAGGCTCACAAACTGGAAAGTCGACGAGATCCAAATCTGGGATATGTTGCCAAAGACCTCCCGCGTTGAGGTCCTGGCCTTTCTGAGTCCGCGCAAGATAGAAGTCCTAGAGCCAAGCGACACCTGGGTGGCTCTAGTGGCGGGGCGCGCTCCGCATGGCGAACTTCCGGGCGGAAAGTTCAAGGTGCGAGCTATCAAGCGCACAGACCAATTTTCGCTGGTCTCGATTCAGGGTACGCCCGTCTCTGAAGATGAAATCGTCTTTGCCTTGAGAAAATGGGGTTTTCCTCTACTCACCCCCAATCAGGCGCTTGCGAAGTCTATGTTTTTGAATCGTTTACCGCTGGAAAATGTCGTATCAGGTGCCCCTTGCCATTTGTTCGCTCAGGCCCGCGTTCCCGTCAAAATTTTGGACAGTCTAGTGGCTTTGGGAACGAGCGAAGGGTGA
- a CDS encoding VWA domain-containing protein: MTLKHIFLLVLIGSLSACADDVDPPDTRPDMGDEDIGVVDMPEEDMPDPDMTEPDMTEPDMTEPDMTEPDMTDMGDDMAPDQGQPDTPEDFNPLQICLSDCNYSGVHWCEVDCDYDGLSNCEEAQLGTDSCQTDTDGDGLNDLAELQVGSDPMIGDSDGDGLNDADEITFGFNPTNPSTYNDQILDGDRWIVSACDTLEGETLNYEVSSAGDWLVAFPTVFGNYVELGISTATPQNAQAASVFEDPANEVAGTLFSMRPAANQTTPEDVQAFFRSRVAATGSIVQDSTGGGFTTHDFETAAIARFLIRTPQQSSIRQVRDALLFNLAPFEAADVTGLPVSSGTTYRDFRVYISVTYRESDQNGDRLVVAAALAPAQKFDANEKVSFRMDDLTNTTNVASSQDDHFGRCNAFRAGEGNPEADFYWVLDQSGSMSDDYVRVRNVANNFFANLTNTALDYRLAVTTMDRDYDGRPVGNVPWYTDQPTFLAGINEVENGPYNGGAEYGLNSARDGIQWMRSSSAPQISRVRPDAQLITIFVSDEEDNDFQYDNLSDPSVANFLEQYVQFFVANTIAFAIVTIDPGDRYEDGEAYRRVALATGGSVAELTANDIQETIDEIIYAATGLASAYVLPSVPISSSLRVYKDNVWVPRSRENGFDYFANSNSIAFFGTYRPEPADPTQGRYGDDIAVGYETFLDLTKD; this comes from the coding sequence ATGACTTTGAAACATATCTTTTTGCTCGTTCTAATCGGCTCTCTCTCTGCGTGTGCGGATGATGTGGACCCTCCTGATACGCGCCCTGACATGGGCGATGAAGATATCGGAGTCGTCGACATGCCTGAGGAGGACATGCCGGATCCAGATATGACTGAGCCAGACATGACTGAGCCAGACATGACTGAGCCCGATATGACTGAGCCAGACATGACCGATATGGGCGACGATATGGCGCCTGACCAGGGCCAACCTGACACCCCAGAGGACTTCAATCCCTTACAGATCTGTCTTTCGGACTGCAATTACTCCGGTGTGCATTGGTGCGAAGTCGACTGCGACTACGACGGTTTGAGCAATTGTGAGGAAGCCCAACTGGGTACCGACTCTTGCCAGACGGATACCGACGGAGATGGCCTCAATGACCTCGCTGAGCTTCAGGTCGGCTCAGACCCGATGATCGGCGATAGTGATGGGGACGGCCTCAACGACGCCGACGAGATTACATTCGGCTTCAACCCTACCAATCCATCCACCTACAACGACCAGATCCTTGACGGTGACCGTTGGATTGTGAGCGCCTGTGACACTCTCGAAGGTGAAACACTCAACTACGAGGTTTCTTCTGCGGGCGATTGGCTGGTGGCTTTCCCAACGGTCTTTGGTAACTACGTAGAGCTCGGCATTTCGACAGCGACACCACAGAACGCGCAGGCTGCCTCTGTTTTTGAAGACCCCGCAAACGAGGTCGCTGGTACGTTGTTCTCAATGCGCCCGGCTGCCAATCAAACCACTCCGGAAGACGTTCAAGCGTTCTTCAGAAGCCGAGTGGCCGCGACGGGTTCCATTGTTCAGGACTCCACAGGTGGTGGTTTCACTACACATGACTTCGAAACAGCGGCCATCGCAAGATTCTTGATTAGAACTCCGCAACAGAGCTCAATCAGGCAAGTTCGCGATGCGCTTCTCTTTAACCTGGCGCCTTTTGAAGCCGCAGATGTGACGGGTCTGCCAGTGTCGTCGGGAACAACCTATCGGGATTTCCGCGTCTATATCTCCGTGACATATCGAGAAAGTGACCAAAACGGAGATCGTTTGGTTGTGGCCGCAGCACTTGCTCCAGCGCAGAAATTTGACGCCAATGAGAAAGTCTCATTCCGAATGGATGACCTTACAAACACCACCAATGTGGCTTCGTCGCAAGACGACCACTTCGGAAGATGCAACGCTTTCCGAGCCGGCGAGGGCAATCCTGAAGCCGACTTTTACTGGGTATTGGACCAATCTGGCTCAATGTCTGACGACTACGTGCGCGTTAGAAATGTGGCGAACAACTTCTTCGCGAACTTGACCAACACGGCTCTGGATTATCGCTTGGCGGTAACCACGATGGACCGAGATTACGACGGTCGCCCCGTGGGCAACGTGCCCTGGTACACAGACCAGCCTACCTTCCTTGCGGGCATCAACGAAGTCGAGAACGGACCCTACAACGGAGGCGCGGAGTATGGTCTGAACTCGGCGCGTGACGGTATTCAATGGATGCGCTCATCGAGTGCCCCTCAAATTTCGCGAGTTCGTCCCGATGCACAGCTCATTACGATCTTCGTTTCAGATGAAGAAGATAATGACTTCCAATACGACAACCTGAGCGACCCTTCGGTAGCGAACTTCCTTGAGCAGTACGTCCAGTTCTTCGTCGCTAACACGATTGCATTCGCCATTGTAACAATCGATCCAGGCGACCGATATGAAGACGGCGAGGCCTACCGGCGTGTCGCTCTCGCCACCGGTGGTAGTGTGGCTGAGCTCACAGCCAATGATATCCAAGAGACGATCGATGAGATCATCTACGCTGCAACCGGTCTGGCCTCGGCGTACGTGCTTCCAAGCGTGCCGATCTCTAGCTCCTTGCGCGTCTACAAAGACAACGTCTGGGTGCCTAGAAGTCGTGAGAACGGATTCGACTACTTCGCGAACTCCAACTCCATCGCATTCTTCGGAACGTACCGCCCAGAGCCCGCAGATCCTACGCAGGGCCGATATGGCGATGATATCGCCGTCGGATATGAAACCTTCCTCGACCTCACCAAAGACTAA
- a CDS encoding NUDIX hydrolase: protein METQVERSAGGVLFKPMDGGPLVCLIKVATRGGNPSWRLPKGTIEPGETPEDAAIRETREETGCLGRIISTLSPIDYWYTRHDDSGRHRIQKSVAFYLMEYISGDVADHDHEVLDVEFMTLAQAVREISYDAENRVLQEAMHAWDAHLYRQSLT from the coding sequence ATGGAAACACAAGTGGAACGATCGGCGGGTGGCGTACTCTTTAAGCCGATGGACGGAGGACCACTGGTTTGCCTGATCAAAGTGGCGACTCGCGGTGGAAACCCTAGCTGGAGACTACCCAAGGGGACAATAGAACCCGGCGAAACACCTGAGGATGCAGCCATTCGCGAAACCCGCGAAGAAACCGGCTGCCTCGGGAGAATTATCTCGACCTTGAGCCCAATCGACTATTGGTACACCCGTCATGATGACTCAGGGCGGCACCGTATCCAAAAGTCTGTGGCATTCTACCTGATGGAGTACATCTCAGGCGATGTTGCAGACCATGACCACGAAGTTCTCGACGTGGAATTCATGACCTTGGCACAGGCTGTTCGTGAGATTTCTTACGACGCAGAAAACCGCGTGCTCCAAGAGGCGATGCACGCCTGGGACGCACACCTCTACCGCCAATCCCTGACCTGA
- a CDS encoding aspartate aminotransferase family protein: protein MNETKEELPKDFGLLLPKIIASPPGPLSRDFITRLAATECPAITARRARRQHETGVNQDPIVWTHALGANIRDADGNIYVDLSAAFAVSGLGHRHPRVAQAAHSQVDRMIHAMGDVFPSDVKIEFSEKLAQIAPGDLQESILGLSGADAIGAALKTAAIHTGKSGVIAFWNGYHGLGHGALSVTAYRKSFREPFLSQLGRDVFHVPYPNPARPPFGLQGAAPETIRDAVLTHIRSMLSEPATGAEGIGAIIIEPILGRGGEVVPPEGFLQGLREIADEFSLVLIFDEIFTGFGRTGKTFACEWEGVLPDILCVGKALGGGFPLSAAIGRPHIMRSWGTSSGESVHTSTFLGNPLGCAMGLAFLEEFKEGDWANRAQKLGEMMYQDLSTLRSPSISDIRGRGAMLGVEFIKSDGSPDGARGLQICSELLAKGFICLPSGAWGHVLGLSPPFVLSEEQWKSFFHTLQNCIEKADLSR, encoded by the coding sequence ATGAACGAAACCAAAGAAGAACTCCCCAAAGATTTTGGCCTCTTACTCCCCAAGATCATCGCATCACCGCCCGGCCCTCTTTCTCGGGACTTTATCACGCGCCTCGCCGCCACCGAATGCCCCGCTATCACAGCAAGGCGCGCACGAAGACAGCATGAGACAGGCGTCAATCAGGATCCGATCGTGTGGACGCACGCGCTCGGGGCGAACATTCGGGATGCTGACGGCAATATCTATGTCGACTTGAGCGCAGCCTTCGCAGTGAGCGGGCTCGGGCACAGACACCCAAGAGTTGCTCAGGCCGCGCATTCACAGGTCGACCGTATGATTCACGCCATGGGGGATGTGTTCCCATCTGACGTGAAGATTGAGTTTTCGGAGAAGCTAGCTCAGATCGCACCGGGCGACCTCCAAGAGTCCATCCTAGGGCTGAGCGGTGCTGATGCGATTGGTGCTGCCTTGAAGACGGCCGCGATACACACCGGAAAGAGCGGCGTCATTGCGTTTTGGAATGGTTACCACGGGCTTGGGCACGGCGCGCTGAGCGTGACGGCCTACCGAAAGAGTTTTCGCGAACCGTTCTTAAGCCAGCTTGGTCGCGATGTGTTCCACGTACCATATCCCAATCCAGCCAGACCTCCGTTTGGCCTCCAAGGCGCGGCACCCGAGACTATCCGAGACGCGGTCTTGACACATATCCGCTCGATGCTCAGTGAGCCAGCAACCGGGGCTGAGGGAATTGGCGCCATCATCATTGAACCGATTCTCGGCCGTGGAGGGGAAGTTGTACCTCCGGAGGGTTTCCTCCAAGGCTTGCGAGAGATTGCCGATGAATTCAGCCTGGTACTGATTTTTGACGAAATTTTCACTGGGTTTGGGCGAACGGGCAAAACCTTCGCGTGCGAGTGGGAAGGCGTCCTTCCTGACATTCTTTGCGTCGGAAAGGCCCTCGGCGGTGGATTTCCGCTTTCGGCGGCCATCGGAAGGCCACATATTATGCGCTCTTGGGGCACGTCATCGGGTGAATCAGTTCATACGTCGACCTTCCTCGGTAATCCGTTGGGCTGCGCCATGGGGCTCGCGTTTCTGGAGGAGTTTAAGGAAGGCGATTGGGCAAATCGCGCGCAGAAACTGGGCGAAATGATGTACCAAGACCTTTCAACTCTTCGCTCGCCTTCCATTTCGGACATCCGTGGACGCGGCGCAATGTTGGGAGTCGAATTCATCAAGTCGGACGGAAGTCCTGACGGCGCGCGCGGTCTACAGATTTGCTCTGAGCTACTCGCCAAAGGCTTTATCTGTCTACCCTCAGGCGCATGGGGACATGTGTTAGGACTCTCGCCTCCATTTGTACTTAGCGAGGAACAATGGAAGTCATTTTTCCACACACTTCAGAATTGTATTGAGAAAGCCGACCTCAGCAGGTAA